In Ovis aries strain OAR_USU_Benz2616 breed Rambouillet chromosome 13, ARS-UI_Ramb_v3.0, whole genome shotgun sequence, the genomic window CCGGCAGCTCAGCCCCGGCCCCCTCGCACTTCAGGTGGAAcagcagagagagggaggagagagaagcccatggaccGGCAGGCGGAGTTTCGAGCCTGGTCTGGCtggaaggggagggggctggggggctgggacGTCAGATGCCATCAGCTCTTGGCGGAACGTTTAAGTCGCTGTGCGGCAGGCGGGCTGGGCGTCTGCAGAGGTCCCCTGCCTCCTGGGCCGCCTCCTGCCGCCAGCCTGGGCTGCCCATCCTGGGTACGCGCCCCTGGGGAGCCTGCCGCCTTGTCTCCCGGACCCCTCACTCTGGTTCTCTTCTCAgtatttctttctccatcttgtCTGTTCTTTTCcccgctctttctctctctctctgtctctcccatgttccttctctttttgccccAACGtcgtctctctttctctctgtatctTTCTACCTTTTTTGTCTCATAGCTCTTTTCAGGATCTTTTTATGTCAGTGATCTTTTTGTCTCCCtcgttttctttttctctgtttctctctttccttctgtgtGCCTCTTTCAGTGTCTTCTTTCTGTGTCTTGCaagagtttgggcaagctccgggagctggtgacggacagggaagcctggtatgctgcagtccgtggggtcgcaaaaagtcggacacgactgagcggctgaactgaactgaactccaccCTGAAATTGCAGCAACTTGGGGACAAGAGGGCCCTGGTCGATGCCTCAGGGGAGGTGGGCGCTGCCCCTCTGAGGGCACCGACAAAGCCCGTGTGGAGTGAGATTGGTGCAGAGGGTATCCAGTCTGGGGAGGTGTGGGGTCTGCTTCCTGGGCTGGTGGGATGGAACTCCGGCTTTGAAGTGTTGTCTCACTCCAGGGCCTGGTCCGAATTCAGCCACTCTCTGGGCATTTCTTTACTCTTTCTTcctatcttaaaatatatatatatatttatttggctgcaccggatcttagttgaggcacacagggTCTTTAGCTGTGGCCTGcaaactcttggttgtggcatgtgggatctagttccctgaccagggattgaacctggggcccctgcattgggatcatggagtcttagccactggacccccaggaagtCCCTGTCTGGGCATTTCTTCCCACTGCACCATCcactcagtccatggggtgggaagGATGGAGTGTTGCTCCCCACCACCAGAGCTGTGTTGGAAGGTCTGTGTCAAGCTCTCAGTAGTTAGCATCCTCTGGGGTGGGAAGGCTGGGGAGCACTCAGGGTTTGGTGCCCTCATGACCGTCCCCTCCAGGCAGACAGCTCTGACTGCACGAGGCCAGACGTGGGACCCCTTCCAGCCAGCTATGCCCCCGCTGCCCAGCACTGTGGGCCTGGCTGGCCTGCTCTTCTGGGCAGGCCAGACAATGAACGCCTTGATGCCCAACGCCACCCTGGCACTGGCCCAGACCAAGGGCACAGCTGTGAGGCCCCTGAGTGGCCTGGGGGTGCCTCGGTACCGGCGGAAGCGCCACATCTCTGCTCGGGACATGAGTGCCTTATTGGATTATCACAACCACATCCGGGCCAGCGTGCACCCACCTGCTGCCAACATGGAGTATATGGTGAGTCCTCACACTCTGCCAGTGCCCTCTCTGGCAAATGCCAGTTGACTCAGTGTGCCCTGGAAGGGCTGGACCATTCATGAGTCTAGCCTTTCTAGCCAGTATCTGGGCCCTGTAAAgtctgcccattttacagatgagaaaactaaggctttaTATAGGTCCTTTCTGCAGGCAGGAGCAGAGGACTGCAATTTATGGCGCATCCTCTGTGCGCCAGGCACTTACACTGAACCCTCTTCCTTCAAGGTGGGATTTATctgcattttaaagaaatcaagaaGCAGAGAATTAATTTGTTGAAGGTCACCCACTTGGGATTACACCCCAGATCTGCCAGCTGCTAAAGCTGTTGTCTTAACTAACACAATGCCTTTTCTAAGAATTCTGGCTTCCTGCTGGGGATCCGCAGTAGGTGGGTGGCTGGAGATTTCCCTGCCATTGTCTCTTTGCCCCAGGGGTTTGATGACACTCCCAGTCTGTCCACAAGTCTCTGGAAGTAGAATTGGGAGAGATGGGGATTGgtttctggggtgggggtggagggcacAGGCTGGGGGAGAAACTGCAGCTGACCAGCAAAGGACGCTGGGATGTCTTCCTTCAAAGAGGCAGAATGGGGGATCAGGGGAGAAGAGGGTATCTCACCCCAGCCCCCTACCAGCCTGACTCCAAAGGGGAGGAGGGAACCTTTTTCATTAtcgcagcccctcccccaggaccATTGTCCCAAACTAGCCTGTAGAGAGATAGGCCTCCAGCTCACCTACAGATTTCTTTAGGGAAAAGGATTGTCAGCTGCCGCCTTTAAGACGGATACCTGCTCCCTTAACTGCCTGCAAACACTTGTACTTTTGAAATGTGCTCATTCACTTATGTAGCATCTCCTGCTTGGAGCTAGGCACCACTGCTAAGCCCTGTGGACACTGCCGAGAACAGGATGGACAAGGTCCTGTCCTTCGCAGAGCTCCCATTTCAGTGGGCAtgataaaaaacaaagatcaaccACAACATTTATGTAGAATACAACATCAGGTGCAATAAGGTgttgggaggggtggggatgggagccCAAATGGCAGGCAGCTAAAGGTGGGGGAGCCATTTATTTGTTCACTAACTGACTCATCCATTGATTAACACAGTGGCTGGCACATAGAAGGCCCTCCAGTTTTCAAACAATgacacatttattgagcaccagccCTGCGTGCAAAGCCCTCCCTGCAACAGGTGTTTGATTGTTGCATGTATTGTGGAAGAAAGAGAGCTAGACAGTTCCACCAGGAGGGGCCCCAGGGAGGGTCAGTGAGTATGGGTTAGAGGTTTGCATGCCCCTACCTCAGCTCACCCCTTTGCAGCATGAAGAAAACATTCCTCTGCTTTCTTTAAGAATGGATGAGTCTCACAACCCCGGGGAGATGTCTGGACCCTTCTTTGGGCGTCCCCATTGCTTCACTAGCTGGCTTCAGCCCACAGGACAGGTATCTGGCTAAACATCCCTTGCTCAAGGAACCCTTTCTCTCTATGGCTCCAAAAAAGACCAGATTCCGTTTCACATTCTCACACCAGCCAACTGTAATGATTGCTTAACGTCTCATTTCCTTGCTAGACTGTGAGTCCTTGTTCAATATTTGCTAAATGACAGatgaaatgaaggaacaaataaTATCTCAGAATCTCAGGAAGTCAGAGTGGAAGGGAActagtgtttttttaaaagtgatcCTTTTTCGAGATATAAAACTTGGGGCATTCACAGATTGGAAAATTAAGAAGCCGttacagaggaggaggagggtatTCTCTATGCGCTGATGTAGAATCATCGCTAAGACAAACCTATCTGGTTAAATGAAAACAGCAAGGTGCCAAATAGAATGTCTGGCATCCTGCCATCTGTCAAAAcacttcacatatatatatacatatgtatgtatatgctgtttttccctggtggctcagttggtaaagaatctatctgcaattcaggagacccgggttcaatccctgggttgggaagatcccctggagaaggaaatggcaacccactccagtattcgtgcctggagaattccatggacagaggatcctggcgggctatagtccatggggtcacaaagagtcggacacgactgagtgactaacactttagttgctaagtcatgtctgactctcttgtgacctcatggactgtagcccaccaggctctactgtccatgggattttccaggcaagaatattgaagtgggttgctagttccttctccaggaaggattatatgtatgtgtatatatatatatgtaattattatatttacaaaatacatttttatttatatattaacacaatgatatataattatatatattgcatacattatattatatataattacatatatttctacatataatcatatatacattatatatatatattatatgcttaTGGGTGTGGAATATTTCTGCAACTGGACACAAGAAACTCACGATGATGATTACCTCCAGGGTCTGGGTGGCTGGAGGGACTAGTATAAGATGAAGATGAAAGACTCTCCACTTCTCCTTTCAACAGCTTACATAGTAAGCATGTGCATCCTTTCactattaaaaacacattttgaattttaaaaatttactgttaaacacattttcaaattttaataaataaaaaatccatTCTCTTCCTATTATCCTGGGCTCAGTCACTTCTAAGGATAGCTGAGAACTCCCAGGCCAATCCCTGGGACCCCCCCCTCAGAGCAGGGAACCCCAAGCTTGAAGTCCAGTGAAGGAAAAAGGGCATCGGGCTAAGAGTCAGAGGCTAGGTGTGAATCTCAGCCCTTGTGTGGACTTGCTATTGACCTTGAAGTCACAGGCCTTCTCTAAGGctcagttttcttattaattAAGTGGATTTATTGCAGTGTTCCCAGGAGATGGAGGAGTCATGATACCATGTGTATTTGCATTCTAGACACTACTGAGATGGTGGTGGTTTTCCTCCCTCGGGGAATTTCATGGCCTTTCTGCTTTCCCAGGTCTGGGACGAGCGGCTGGCCAGGTCGGCTGAGGCCTGGGCCTCCCAGTGCATTTGGGCCCACGGGCCCTCACAGCTGATGAGATACGTGGGCCAGAACCTGTCTGTCCATTCCGGCCGGTGAGTGAGCCCTCCCTTCACCCCGTCCCTTCACTACCCTTCTTCCACTCCATCACTCAGCAGCTCGCTGAGCACACAGTCTGAGTTTCTTCCATCGCCTCCACCTTCCCAGGTACCGCTCAGTGGTGGATCTTGTGAGGTCTTGGTCAGAGGAGAAGCGGCATTACTTGTTTCCTGCCCCAAAGGACTGTACCCCGCATTGCCCCTGGCGCTGCCGTGGCCCTGTCTGCTCCCACTATACCCAGGTACCCTTTGTAGGGCTGAAGGGCTGGTGGGAGAAATAGAATGTGGTGGACAGCAACCTGTACGGACTTCCTTTTACATAATGAGCCTTTTCCTGTATAtacattgaactgaactgaactggatcttATATTGAGTGTCTTAGGTCAGCAGACCATATTGTTTGACCCCAAAATGGAGATGTGTAGTCTGACAAGTTCAAGAGTGCCTTTGCTATCAATAGGTCCAAATGTTTCCCAGTGTTATCTATTTTCCAAGGCTATGCtatcttaaaagtgaaagaaaagtgaaagtgaagtcactcagttgcatcccactctttctgaccccgtggactgtagcctacgagactcctccatccatgaaattttccaggcaagagaactggagtgggttgccatttccttctccaaggaaatgcCAAATAAGATTACCCAAAAATCATAGTGTATTTTGAGTGCTCATATTGAGATGGTACCACTTATTGTACATAAAAATACAAGGCAGTGTAGTGTTATAAGAAACAGGACCAATGGTAGGACCAATGTCTTCTTTTGGAGACCTGCCAATTTCTCTGTGACTCATTTGCAGTAAATGTCAAACACTAGAGAAATTCCCCTAGGAAATGTGAGGCTTAAGCCAAATGTCCCTCCTGACATCCATGAGATATTACCTCCATTTTACCAAAGGAGAAACCAGGCACAGAGCGGTTAAGTGACTTggtcaaagtcacacagcttctGATATTGAGAAACTGATCCAAGGCTGTTTATCTTCAAAGTTTGTGTTCTAATCTCCAACACAACAATGATTTTCAAGCATTGTTCACAAGGGGGGAAAGAAGGAAATCTAATTGAACACTATAGAAAACATTAGCATGTATCATTCTATATGATAAGattaaatattcataaaactTTTGTGCAAGAGgagtaggggtgtgtgtgtgtgtgtgtgtgtgtgtgtgtgtgtgttggtgcaCTGGGTAACAATATAAAACTGTTCTCGCTACTGTTGATTgtagtaaaaaataaagtttgggaAACATTATATCAATAGTACCATATGcctccatcctctcacttttgaGACAGTTGCCTCCCCCAGGAAAACCTCAGCTAATGCATCCACCCTGAACTGAGCAAGTGCAGGAACCTTCCAGGCCCAAGTCCTTCTCACAGCCTCCCTTGCCTTTGTCCTCCCTTCTCAGATGGTGTGGGCATCTTCCAATCGGCTGGGCTGTGCCATCCACACCTGTGGCAGCATCCGCGTCTGGGGCAGCACCTGGCGCCAGGCTGTGTACCTGGTCTGCAACTACGCCATTAAGTGAGTGCAGCTTTGAGGTCGAGGGGACTCTGGGGCAGGAGGGTGGATCACAAGGTGGAGTAGGCAGGAGTCTCAGAAAAGGAAGACACACAGGACACCTTGCCTTCCTCTGTTCTAAATAACCATACACCATACAGTTTGGTACTTTTAGAGCTGATCGAGAATCCTTTTTCTTTACCCAAGCTTCACAGTCAATTGGGTGATAGACAGAGGACCAAGGCAGGTGGATAGTGGATAGGCAGTCTCCCTGATGAAGCCAGTAGTGGAGAATGTGTTTTAGCTCTGCCAGCCAAGTGGGCTTGCAAATAGCTTGCTGTTGAACTAGACCTTCACATCCATTAACAAGCAACACTGGACAACCAGAGGCCTCTTCTAAGTATAGTGCTGGCCCCTTCAAGCTTCCCACAAGAAACAGAGCAACCAAGGACACATGCTCCCTGCAGACAGGCAGATCCcataggaaagaaaggaaggatgcAGTGAGTATGCTCAGCTGCTTCTTCCAAACTCTCCAATCAGCTAGGTGGGAGAGAGGTCAAGAGAATTCTTTGAGAGCAGGAAATAGACCTTATATCCTTTTATTACAGTGATTTCAAACTGTTGGTTTTTCTTAAAGCAAAACTTTCCCTCAAGTggttaaattaaacaaaaaaaggatAACTTTTATTCCATCATCCCCTGGTG contains:
- the R3HDML gene encoding peptidase inhibitor R3HDML; the encoded protein is MECCSPPPELCWKVCVKLSVVSILWGGKAGEHSGFGALMTVPSRQTALTARGQTWDPFQPAMPPLPSTVGLAGLLFWAGQTMNALMPNATLALAQTKGTAVRPLSGLGVPRYRRKRHISARDMSALLDYHNHIRASVHPPAANMEYMVWDERLARSAEAWASQCIWAHGPSQLMRYVGQNLSVHSGRYRSVVDLVRSWSEEKRHYLFPAPKDCTPHCPWRCRGPVCSHYTQMVWASSNRLGCAIHTCGSIRVWGSTWRQAVYLVCNYAIKGNWIGEAPYKTGRPCSACPPIYQGSCSSNLCFSRRKSNKLLWF